One genomic segment of Sporichthyaceae bacterium includes these proteins:
- the prcB gene encoding proteasome subunit beta: MTSIHDGTGRVPAAFLAQGTSSFTDFLGSYAPELLPHRRALPAGAHVDAPHGTTIVAATFPGGVVMAGDRRATMGNLIAQRDIEKVFPADEFSCVSIAGTAGIGLEMTRLFQVELEHYEKIEGTTLSLDGKANRLSTMIRGNLGLAMQGLAVVPMFVGYDPESREGRIFSYDVTGGRYEETNYHSVGSGSLFARGALKKLHRPGMNADQVVRVTVQALYDAADDDSATGGPDLTRSIWPVVFVITADGAHRWSDTEVGMVVRSVVEERMTAPDGPHAAE, translated from the coding sequence TTGACCAGCATCCACGACGGAACCGGGCGCGTTCCGGCTGCGTTCCTCGCGCAGGGCACGTCGTCGTTCACCGACTTCCTCGGTTCCTACGCGCCCGAACTGCTGCCGCACCGGCGTGCGCTGCCCGCAGGAGCCCACGTGGACGCACCCCACGGCACCACGATCGTCGCGGCGACGTTCCCGGGCGGCGTGGTCATGGCCGGCGACCGGCGAGCGACCATGGGAAACCTGATCGCCCAGCGCGACATCGAGAAGGTCTTCCCGGCCGACGAGTTCAGCTGCGTCAGCATCGCCGGCACCGCCGGGATCGGGCTGGAGATGACCCGGCTGTTCCAGGTGGAACTCGAGCACTACGAGAAGATCGAGGGCACCACGCTCTCCCTGGACGGTAAGGCCAACCGGCTGAGCACGATGATCCGCGGCAACCTCGGGCTGGCCATGCAGGGCCTCGCAGTGGTGCCGATGTTCGTCGGCTACGACCCGGAGTCCCGCGAAGGGCGCATCTTCAGCTACGACGTCACCGGCGGACGGTACGAGGAGACCAACTACCACTCGGTGGGCTCCGGGTCGCTGTTCGCCCGAGGTGCGCTGAAGAAGCTGCACAGGCCCGGCATGAACGCCGACCAGGTGGTCCGGGTGACGGTGCAAGCGCTCTACGACGCCGCCGACGACGACTCGGCCACCGGTGGCCCGGACCTGACCCGGTCGATCTGGCCGGTGGTCTTCGTGATCACCGCGGACGGCGCCCACCGCTGGTCCGACACCGAGGTCGGCATGGTCGTGCGCAGTGTGGTCGAGGAGCGGATGACCGCTCCGGACGGCCCGCACGCCGCCGAGTGA